One window of the Zea mays cultivar B73 chromosome 3, Zm-B73-REFERENCE-NAM-5.0, whole genome shotgun sequence genome contains the following:
- the LOC100192761 gene encoding Cationic peroxidase SPC4 precursor (The RefSeq protein has 1 substitution compared to this genomic sequence), with the protein MAAATSSRRPAAALLVLAAAVVALAAEGARYPPLAPGLSFDFYKKSCPKAESIVREFLASAVRQNVGLAAALIRLHFHDCFVQGCDASILLDATPTQPSEQQSPPNLTLRPAAFKAVNDIRARLDQAFGRVVSCADIVALAARESVALGGGPAYKLPLGRRDGLAPASNAAVLAALPPPTSKVPTLLSFLAKINLDVTDLVALSGGHTVGIAHCGSFDNRLFPTQDPTLNKFFAGQLYRTCPTNATVNTTANDVRTPNAFDNKYYVDLLNREGLFTSDQDLLTNATTRPIVTRFAVDQDAFFHQFVYSYVKMGQVNVLTGSQGQVRANCSARNGAAAGDSDLPWSSVVIETVADAAGSLVL; encoded by the exons ATGGCGGCTGCTACTTCTTCTAGGCGCCCTGCAGCTGCTCTGCTGGTCCTGGCAGCAGCCGTCGTGGCCCTGGCGGCCGAGGGGGCCAGGTACCCGCCGCTGGCGCCGGGCCTGTCGTTCGACTTCTACAAGAAGAGCTGCCccaaggcggagtccatcgtgcgGGAGTTCCTGGCGTCGGCGGTCCGGCAGAACGTGGGGCTCGCCGCGGCGCTGATCCGGCTCCACTTCCACGACTGCTTCGTGCAGGGCTGCGACGCCTCCATCCTGCTGGACGCCACGCCCACCCAGCCCAGCGAGCAGCAGTCGCCGCCCAACCTCACGCTCCGCCCCGCCGCGTTCAAGGCCGTCAACGACATCCGCGCCCGCCTCGACCAGGCCTGCGGCCGCGTCGTCTCCTGCGCCGACATCGTCGCGCTCGCCGCACGTGAATCCGTCGCCCTG GGTGGCGGCCCGGCGTACAAGTTGCCACTGGGCAGGCGCGACGGGCTGGCGCCGGCATCGAACGCCGCCGTCCTAGCGGCGCTCCCACCGCCGACGTCCAAGGTGCCGACGCTGCTGTCCTTCCTGGCGAAGATCAACCTGGACGTGACGGACCTGGTGGCGCTGTCGGGCGGGCACACGGTGGGCATCGCGCACTGCGGCTCCTTCGACAACCGGCTGTTCCCGACGCAGGACCCGACGCTGAACAAGTTCTTCGCGGGGCAGCTGTACCGGACCTGCCCGACCAACGCGACGGTGAACACGACGGCCAACGACGTCCGCACGCCCAACGCCTTCGACAACAAGTACTACGTGGACCTGCTCAACCGGGAGGGCCTCTTCACGTCGGACCAGGACCTGCTGACCAACGCTACCACGCGCCCCATCGTCACGCGCTTCGCCGTCGACCAGGACGCCTTCTTCCACCAGTTCGTCTACTCCTACGTCAAGATGGGGCAGGTCAACGTGCTCACGGGCTCCCAGGGACAGGTCCGCGCCAACTGCTCCGCGCGCAACGGCGCCGCTGCTGGTGACAGTGACCTGCCGTGGTCGTCCGTCGTCATCGAGACCGTCGCGGACGCCGCCGGTAGCCTCGTGCTCTAG